In bacterium, the genomic window AGGGGTGACGTCACGATTTGCACCTCCGGTCTGCGAACTCCGGCGCTCGCCCGTCAGGAACGCGGAATCCGCTAACATGCACGAATCTCTTACACGTCTTGCCACAGCCGTAGACCCGGCGGCCGCGGGAGGGGGCGGAGCCCCCGGATCGAATCGTGTCGGACATGTCCGTGCGGCCCTGGGGGAGCCATGATTCCATTAGGTGACGTATCCCGGCGCCCGGTGCACTTTCCCGCCGTCACCCTGGCCATCATTATCGCGAACGCCTTTGTGTTCGCGCTCGAGTTGGCGGGCGGTGACGCGTTCGTGACGAGGTGGTCGCTGGTCCCCGCGGATATCGCCGGCGGCCGCCACTGGATCACCATTCTGACGGCGATGTTCCTGCACGGAAGTTGGGCGCATATTCTGGGGAACATGCTGTTCCTGTGGGTGTTTGGCCCGGAAATCGAGGACGCGATGAACCCGGGCCGGTATCTGACGTTCTACTTGGTCGGCGGGGCCGCGGCGATGCTGGCCCAGGTGGCGGTCAGCCCCGGATCGACGACGCCGACGCTGGGTGCGAGCGGCGCGATCGCCGCGGTGATGGGGGCGTTTCTCACCACCTATCCGCGCGATCGGATCCGCACCGTGCTCTTCATCGGTTTCTTTTTCACGGTCACCTTCATCCCCGCGTTCCTGTTGATCGGCTTGTGGTTTCTCATTCAACTCGTGAGTTTCGGCGCGGTCACCAACATGCAGACCGGCGGGGTGGCGTACGCCGCGCACGTCGGCGGCATAATTTTCGGGCTGGCGACGGCGCGCCTCTTCGAGGACCCGCGCCGGCTCGAGGAGCAGATGGAGTAGCGCGGATCGGTCACCCGCGCGGCACCGCCGCGACGATTTCGATTTCCAGCCGCGCCAGGGGCGTCACGAGATGGCTCACGCCCAAGGTGGTGCTGGCGGGTTTGTGCTCGCCGAGATAGCCGCGCTGGACCTCGTTCAGTTCGTCCTGATCGCGCATGTCGGTCAGGTAACGCGTGATGCGGATCACGTGGCCCCAGCCGATGCCCGCCGCGTCGAGCGACATCTTGATGTTGTCGAACGTCCGGCGCGTCCTACAGGAGCCCTCGTCGGACGGCGAACGCGGCGGCGTGCGCCCGATTGCGCAGGCGGAATGTGCCGTAGACGGCCCGCAGGCAATTCTTCACCCGCGATTCCGAGAGGCCGAGCTTGGCGGCGATCTCTTTGTCGCTCAGGCCGCGCGCGACCTCGATCAGGATCTCGGTCGCGCGCGGCGTCAGCCGGCGGGGCCGGCGTGATCCGATCCCGGAGACCGCCGCGCCCTCCTGGGAGAGACTCTCAACCATCTGTCTGGCGAGCACGGGGTTGATCATGGTCGCGCCGCGGTGGACGGCGCGGATGGCGTTGCAGAGGTTGGCGGGTGAAATGTCTTTGAGCACGTATCCAACGGCGCCCGCTTCCGCGGCCTCGCGGAACCGCTCCTGATCGGACTGTAGGGTCAGGACGAGGACCGCCGTGGCGGGACGGCGGGCCTTGATGGCGCGGATGGCCTCGACGCCGCCCGCGCCCGGCGCGGCGACGTCCATGAGCACCACATCCGGCCGGGTCGCGGCGACCTCCTCGACGGCGGGACCGCCGCCGTCCGCCTCACCGACGACCTCGAGGTCCCCCTCCGACGACAGCAGTACCCTGAGGCCGTGCCGCATAAGGCTGTAAGGATCGAGGAGAAAGACCCGGATCGGCGCCGAACGGGGCACCGCCCTCAGGCGGGGCGTGAGTGCGTGCACTCCGGGTCTCGCCGATTCCATCGATCCGCCCCTCAGTTTTGAGGCTACGTCGAGCGGAAGCCCTGGGGAGCCGGCAGCGCCCTACGGCTTGATGTGCCCATTCGCGAACGGGCGCAGACGCGCCGCGATGATTACTCAAACGAATAGCTTCCCGCACGCGAACGTGCCCCCACGCGCGCCCGGACGAACACAGGGCGCAGGGGCTCCCGATTCCAAGTAGATGACGGGTCCACGGCGCGGCAATCGCCGAATCGACGCTCCGCGACCGCGCTCACGATGATGGAGGGGACGACGGTGAAACTGGACTACGATCGGGTCCTCAGCGAATTCCGGGCGGCCTACGCCGCGCTGCGGCGGGCCGCCGATCAGAATGCGGGCGGGTCGCTGCCCTATGTTGCCGTGCTGGAGCGCCCGGATCTCAGAACGCGGCGGGGTGCCGGCGTGTGGCTGTCGCGGTGCGCGGCGCCCGCCGCCTCCGTGGAGTTCGCGCGGATGCGGGCGGCGTGGGAGATGCTGCCGGCCGCCGCGCGGACGAAGGCCCATCTCATTCTCGGCGTCCAGCGGGCGCGATAGCGTCTGCGACCGGGACGGGCGACAAACGCACGAGGGGCGCGGCCAAAGGCCGCGCCCCTCGTGCGTTTGGTCAATCGTGGATCCGACGAATGCGTTGTGGCGGTGGACCTGCGCGGCCGGGTTACCTAGCCACTCGTGCCAGGATCCAGAGGGCCAGCCCGATCGACGACGCCCCGAGGAGGGGCGTGAGGACCGCCGAAAACCCCGAGTCGGGCACGACGAGATCGGCCGCGAGACCGACCAGAATTGCGGCGCCGACAGCGAGCGTCGACTCTCCGTTGGCCATGCGCATATTGTCATTATGCCCACCGGGGTGCGCGTTACACGGCCTTCACCGTTAGGGGAAAACGCTTGGGAGGATCCCATGATCGATCTGCGTCCGCCATGACCACGGGCCGTCACGACGCGACGGCGGCGCCTCCCGGCGTCCGAGGCTCGGAGGCCGGGTCGGTGGAGCCACGGGTGCTTGCCGGCCGGTTCGAACTGCGCGAGCCTCTCGGAAGCGGCGGGATGGCGGCGGTCTACCGCGGCTGGGACCGGAAGCGCAACCGTATGTGCGCGGTGAAGGTGCTCGCCGACCACCTCTCACGCGACGAGGATTTCCGCCGGCGGTTCCGTCAGGAGGCGGAGGCCGCGAGCACGCTCTCACATCCCCGCACCGTCCAAGTATTCGCGCACGGCGACGAGGGGTCGACCCAGTACATCGCGATGGAATACGTTGGAGGGGGGACGCTCCGCGACTGGCTCCGCCGCGAGGAGCGGCTGCCGGAAGCGAGGGCGCTGCGGCTTGCCGCCGAAGTCGCCGACGCGCTGGCCTATGCGCACACGCGGGGCATCGTCCACCGGGACGTCAAGCCGCATAACGTCCTGCTCACACCGGACGGCCACGTGAAGGTGGCCGATTTCGGCATCGCCCGGACCCTCGATGCCACGTCGCACACGCGCACCGGAACGGTGCTCGGCTCCATGCAGTACATTTCACCGGAGCAGGCGCGGGGGGATCAGGCCGGACCGGCATCGGACCTGTATTCGCTCGGGGTCGTCCTGTACGAGGCCCTGGCGGGGCGGTTGCCATTCGAGGACGGCGAAACGCCGGTGGCGATGGCCCTCAAGCACCTCAACGAGCCGCCCTTCGACCTGCAGTGGATTCGGCCGGACCTCTCGCCGGCGACGGTGGCCCTTGTCCGCCGCCTCCTGGCCAAGTCTCCCCGGGATCGCTATCCCAGCGCGGCCGATCTCGCGGCGGACCTGCGGCGCACTGCCGCTCGTCTCGGTCCCGCGACGGACATTACGCCAGTGCCGCCTTTCGGCCAGGCGCGCGGCGCGCGCCCGGGGGGTGCCGGCCGGGAGAACGGCCGGTCCGGTGACACGGTGCGTCTGGCGGGCGCCGCCGAGGCATCACGGCCGCTCCGCGACACGGCCGTACGCAGGCCGCTCCTGTCGCCGAAGTATGGCCGTCGAACGCTCGTCCCGCAACTGGCGGTCGCGGCGGTCGTGGTGGCCGGACTCGCCTTCTTGGGCGCGGCGGCGTATCGTGGCTACCGGTCGGCGGAGCAACTCGGGGCGCCGTCGCTGGTCGGACAAACGCTCGACGGGGCGCGCCGCATCGCGGTCCTGCAGCACGTGACCGTTGCGGTCGAGGCCGGACGCCAGGATCCCCGGCTTGCCCCGGGCCTCATCGCCGCTCAGGATCCTCCGGCTGGGCAGGAGATAGGTAAGGATGCGACGATCCGGGTGGTCGTAAGCGAAGGATCGGGTGTCGTGCCCGATCTGCGCGGCATGCCGGTCTCGGAGGCCCGCGATCAACTCGCCGCCGTCGGGCTTAGGCTCGACAGCATGCGCTATGCCTACGACGACAAGGTACCCGCCGGGATGATCGCATCCCAATCGGCCAACCCGTCGACGCACCTCGGCGCGAGGACCCGAATCGACGTCATCGTCAGCCAGGGACCAAACCAGGCCAAGTCGACGCCGCCGGTACTACCGGTATCCCCCACACCGGCCCAGGGCGCGCCTGCGTCCAGCCCCGTCGTGCCGAACGTCACGGGGGTGTCGCTGGATGAGGCGCAGTCCCAGCTGCGCGCCGCGGGGCTTCGACTCGGGCAGGTGAGCTACACGTACGACGACCACACCCCGGCCGGCATCGTCGTGCACCAGGCCCAGGCCGCGGCCAATGCCGCGGTGGATCTCGTCGTCAGCGAAGGAGCGCCCGCGTCCGTGCCGTAGGGGCCCGTCCGCCGCACCGCGAATACCGCGGTTGGGATGCGAGCCCTCGTTATCGGCGCCGGCGTGATCGGCGCGTCGGTGGCCTACCGGCTGGCCCGCGGCGGGGCCGACGTCACGGTGGTGGATCGCGGCGCTCCGGGCGGCGGCACGTCGGCGGCCAGTTTCGCCTGGACGAACGCCAACAACAAGACGCCCCGCGCGTATCATGAGTTGAACGTCGAAGGGATGCGCGCGCACGCGGCGCTCCGGGCGGAATTCGGGGCGGCGCCGTGGTGGCACGGCGGGGGAAACGTGCTGTGGGCCGCCGGCGACGACGGGCGCGCCCGTGTATCGCAGCGCATCGAGCGGCTTCGTGCGTGGGACTACGCCGCCTTGGAGCTCGCGCCCGCGCGGCTGCACGAACTGGAGCCCGATATTCCGGTCGACGCGATTCGCGACGCCGTGATCGCCCATTTTCCCGACGAGGGCTGGATCGACACGACGGTTTACGTGCACGCGTTGCTCGAAGCCGCCCGCGGGCTCGGTGCGCGCGTCCATCCCGGGACCACGGTGCGGGAGCTCCGCCGGACCGGGAACCGGGTGGCGGGCGTGCAGACCGACCCCGGTGCGACGTACGAGGCGGACGTGGTGGTCAACTGCGCGGGCCGCTGGGCCGATGCGGTCGCCGGCCCGGCGGCGCTTCCGGTTCCGCTCGCGCCAAACCGGAGCGTTCTCGCGATCACCCCGCCCGCGCTGACGCGGCTCGCGCGGGTCGTCCACGCGCCGGACTGCCAGCTGCGCCCCGACGGCGGTGGGCGCGTGATGGTCCAGGCCGACGACATCGACGCGGCGGTCACCGCGGCCGCCGCGGACGAGCCGCCGGCGGATCTCGCGGACGAGCTGGTCCGGCGCGCCGCGCGCCTCCTGCCGGGACTCGCGGGGGTCGGGCATGAGCACGCGCGCCTCGGCATCCGCGCGATGCCGGCCGATGGGCACTCGGTGGTTGGACCGCACGCCGGGGTGTCCGGTTACTATGTGGTGGTCACGCACAGCGGCGTGACGCTCGCGCCGTTCCTCGGCATCGTCGCGGCGAACGAGATGCTCGGCGGCCGGCCCGACCCGCGGCTCGCCCCGTTCCGTCCCGACCGGTTCGCCCGCGCCTAAGGCGCAGCCTAGGCGTGCCTTCTACGTTCGGGGCGGGAGCGCCTTCGGGAGCGTCTCTACGCGAGCGCCGTCAGCGGACGGTGACGAAGAGGCGCGCGGCCGCGGCGCGCCCGGCGCCCTGACACGACACG contains:
- a CDS encoding rhomboid family intramembrane serine protease gives rise to the protein MHFPAVTLAIIIANAFVFALELAGGDAFVTRWSLVPADIAGGRHWITILTAMFLHGSWAHILGNMLFLWVFGPEIEDAMNPGRYLTFYLVGGAAAMLAQVAVSPGSTTPTLGASGAIAAVMGAFLTTYPRDRIRTVLFIGFFFTVTFIPAFLLIGLWFLIQLVSFGAVTNMQTGGVAYAAHVGGIIFGLATARLFEDPRRLEEQME
- a CDS encoding RidA family protein; this encodes MACGPSTAHSACAIGRTPPRSPSDEGSCRTRRTFDNIKMSLDAAGIGWGHVIRITRYLTDMRDQDELNEVQRGYLGEHKPASTTLGVSHLVTPLARLEIEIVAAVPRG
- a CDS encoding response regulator transcription factor yields the protein MESARPGVHALTPRLRAVPRSAPIRVFLLDPYSLMRHGLRVLLSSEGDLEVVGEADGGGPAVEEVAATRPDVVLMDVAAPGAGGVEAIRAIKARRPATAVLVLTLQSDQERFREAAEAGAVGYVLKDISPANLCNAIRAVHRGATMINPVLARQMVESLSQEGAAVSGIGSRRPRRLTPRATEILIEVARGLSDKEIAAKLGLSESRVKNCLRAVYGTFRLRNRAHAAAFAVRRGLL
- a CDS encoding protein kinase, with protein sequence MEPRVLAGRFELREPLGSGGMAAVYRGWDRKRNRMCAVKVLADHLSRDEDFRRRFRQEAEAASTLSHPRTVQVFAHGDEGSTQYIAMEYVGGGTLRDWLRREERLPEARALRLAAEVADALAYAHTRGIVHRDVKPHNVLLTPDGHVKVADFGIARTLDATSHTRTGTVLGSMQYISPEQARGDQAGPASDLYSLGVVLYEALAGRLPFEDGETPVAMALKHLNEPPFDLQWIRPDLSPATVALVRRLLAKSPRDRYPSAADLAADLRRTAARLGPATDITPVPPFGQARGARPGGAGRENGRSGDTVRLAGAAEASRPLRDTAVRRPLLSPKYGRRTLVPQLAVAAVVVAGLAFLGAAAYRGYRSAEQLGAPSLVGQTLDGARRIAVLQHVTVAVEAGRQDPRLAPGLIAAQDPPAGQEIGKDATIRVVVSEGSGVVPDLRGMPVSEARDQLAAVGLRLDSMRYAYDDKVPAGMIASQSANPSTHLGARTRIDVIVSQGPNQAKSTPPVLPVSPTPAQGAPASSPVVPNVTGVSLDEAQSQLRAAGLRLGQVSYTYDDHTPAGIVVHQAQAAANAAVDLVVSEGAPASVP
- a CDS encoding FAD-dependent oxidoreductase, which translates into the protein MRALVIGAGVIGASVAYRLARGGADVTVVDRGAPGGGTSAASFAWTNANNKTPRAYHELNVEGMRAHAALRAEFGAAPWWHGGGNVLWAAGDDGRARVSQRIERLRAWDYAALELAPARLHELEPDIPVDAIRDAVIAHFPDEGWIDTTVYVHALLEAARGLGARVHPGTTVRELRRTGNRVAGVQTDPGATYEADVVVNCAGRWADAVAGPAALPVPLAPNRSVLAITPPALTRLARVVHAPDCQLRPDGGGRVMVQADDIDAAVTAAAADEPPADLADELVRRAARLLPGLAGVGHEHARLGIRAMPADGHSVVGPHAGVSGYYVVVTHSGVTLAPFLGIVAANEMLGGRPDPRLAPFRPDRFARA